One stretch of Chryseobacterium indologenes DNA includes these proteins:
- a CDS encoding MFS transporter yields MTAKLSKISLPLKLTFLIFSMVLNCMGLIILQLADANITYGELGFLESFKDLPIAFISLFAVSFINKTGSKKALIAALAIVGFCSCLLPFIEEFWFYKVWFAIIGACFAIGKICVFGIIRNNISDEKSLAKTMNSVEASFMIGIFVVNTGFGWIISSQYSEFWRFGFLLIAVLSAITIFLLSKIEITESKSSDNKSIFSELSGFTTPVVAFFLAVIFFIVFIEQGFNSWLPSFYKNHLKVNSFFALQATSFLSLFSYAGRTVTANIIRRFSLSKYYIICISLIIALLFVILGIQYFDSEDSRLILFLFPIVGLFLSPLYPVVNSKMIALVDKEKINLFTSLIVIFSSLGSSVSSIIMAVLFGKQLLNFYPLYILCSVILLFVISLMYFNVSKRKYRK; encoded by the coding sequence ATGACCGCTAAGCTTTCTAAAATTTCTCTTCCGCTAAAACTGACATTCCTTATTTTCTCTATGGTCTTAAACTGTATGGGACTTATTATTCTTCAGCTTGCAGATGCCAATATCACGTATGGGGAGCTTGGGTTTTTGGAATCTTTTAAGGACCTGCCTATTGCCTTTATCTCACTGTTTGCAGTGAGCTTTATCAATAAAACAGGATCAAAAAAAGCTTTGATTGCTGCTTTGGCTATTGTAGGGTTCTGTTCTTGCCTGCTTCCATTTATAGAAGAATTCTGGTTTTATAAAGTATGGTTTGCCATTATCGGAGCTTGTTTTGCCATCGGAAAAATATGTGTGTTTGGAATCATCAGGAATAATATTTCGGATGAAAAATCTTTAGCTAAAACCATGAATAGTGTAGAAGCTTCCTTTATGATAGGAATTTTTGTAGTGAATACAGGTTTTGGGTGGATTATTTCCAGCCAGTATTCCGAATTCTGGAGATTTGGATTTCTGTTGATTGCGGTGTTATCTGCCATCACCATATTCCTTCTTTCAAAAATAGAGATTACAGAGTCTAAATCATCAGATAACAAAAGTATATTCTCTGAATTATCCGGATTTACAACTCCTGTAGTTGCTTTTTTCCTTGCTGTGATTTTCTTTATTGTCTTTATAGAGCAGGGCTTTAATTCATGGCTGCCTTCTTTTTATAAGAATCATCTGAAAGTGAACTCATTTTTTGCCCTTCAGGCCACCTCTTTTCTTTCTCTTTTTTCCTATGCAGGAAGAACGGTAACAGCCAATATTATCCGTAGATTTTCATTATCAAAATATTATATTATATGCATCTCTCTGATCATAGCTTTATTGTTTGTGATTTTAGGAATTCAGTATTTTGATTCTGAAGATTCAAGATTGATTCTGTTTTTATTTCCGATTGTAGGACTTTTTCTGTCCCCCCTCTACCCGGTTGTTAATTCAAAAATGATTGCGTTGGTAGATAAGGAGAAGATCAATCTGTTTACCTCACTTATTGTTATTTTCTCATCACTGGGAAGCTCCGTGAGCTCCATTATTATGGCTGTACTCTTTGGAAAGCAATTGTTGAACTTTTACCCATTATATATTTTATGCTCTGTAATTCTTCTTTTTGTGATTAGTTTGATGTATTTTAACGTCTCAAAAAGAAAATATAGAAAATAG